The Armatimonadota bacterium genome contains a region encoding:
- the murJ gene encoding murein biosynthesis integral membrane protein MurJ codes for MTEATVQNDSSPKPNVGRASTIMGLSLFLSRVLGILRDVIMGAQFGRNATTDAYTLAFMIPDLLFFLIAGGALSSAFIPVFSEYLHTDRRKEAWHIFSSVATIMSTALIALILLVFAFTPQLISAIIDHKQEANYALIAQISRILLPAQYAFFIGGLMVGTLYAHQRFSIPGLGPNIYNIGIIFGAIVISHFVHPGIMGMAIGAVSGAFLGNLIIPFFAMRKLGGEIKVKFDFQHPGVKKVFVLMAPVIFGLSLPGVFPIIMRSLASRYPDGIITSIDFANKLMQAPLGIFGQSFAIAIFPALAQFYAQKRMDLFRSQVEKSIRTVLFITIPLAVFMAIAAPDISGVLYSWGKSKTSSQEGIVVSLQLFCLGIPAWCLHPILMRGYFSIQQTLKPVIVGTVTTGVFVLLCSLLQASPLQWRGLSLASSLAAIMMCIYMLFSLSKDVGGLDLKSIAKGLDGTAIATLGLTIAALIPAFLVPTGNVLLSVLRLALIAGFGSVAFTVIARKQKLEEITVIDRAMNKVQKLLPK; via the coding sequence ATGACCGAGGCGACTGTCCAAAACGATTCTTCACCAAAACCTAACGTTGGGCGCGCCAGCACCATCATGGGCCTGAGCTTGTTCCTGAGCCGAGTGCTCGGAATTCTGCGCGATGTGATCATGGGCGCGCAGTTCGGCAGAAACGCCACCACTGACGCCTACACCTTGGCGTTCATGATTCCCGACCTGTTGTTCTTTCTCATTGCCGGCGGAGCATTGAGTTCAGCTTTCATTCCGGTTTTCAGCGAATATCTCCACACTGATCGGCGCAAGGAGGCTTGGCACATTTTCAGCTCAGTGGCGACGATCATGAGCACGGCTTTGATTGCGCTAATTCTGCTCGTCTTCGCGTTCACCCCTCAGCTCATCAGCGCGATCATCGACCACAAGCAAGAAGCGAATTACGCCCTGATCGCCCAAATCAGCCGAATACTCTTACCTGCCCAATACGCCTTCTTCATCGGCGGATTGATGGTAGGCACACTATACGCGCACCAGCGTTTTTCGATCCCAGGTTTAGGTCCGAACATCTACAACATCGGCATCATTTTTGGCGCAATCGTCATCTCGCACTTTGTCCATCCAGGCATCATGGGTATGGCGATCGGTGCAGTATCTGGCGCATTTCTCGGCAATCTGATCATCCCGTTTTTTGCGATGCGCAAACTTGGCGGAGAAATCAAGGTCAAGTTCGATTTCCAACACCCTGGAGTGAAAAAGGTGTTTGTGCTTATGGCACCAGTGATCTTCGGGCTATCACTTCCAGGCGTCTTTCCGATCATTATGCGCTCTCTGGCAAGCCGGTACCCCGATGGCATCATCACTTCCATCGATTTTGCCAACAAGCTAATGCAGGCACCGCTAGGCATTTTTGGACAATCATTCGCCATTGCCATCTTCCCCGCGCTTGCCCAGTTTTACGCTCAAAAGCGGATGGACTTGTTCCGCAGCCAAGTCGAAAAGTCGATTCGCACGGTGCTGTTTATCACCATCCCGCTCGCCGTTTTCATGGCCATCGCAGCTCCAGACATCAGTGGTGTTTTGTACAGCTGGGGCAAATCAAAGACGTCGAGTCAAGAAGGGATCGTAGTCTCTCTGCAGTTGTTCTGCCTCGGAATTCCGGCTTGGTGTCTCCACCCGATTCTGATGCGCGGCTACTTTAGCATTCAACAAACGCTCAAACCAGTGATCGTCGGAACTGTCACCACGGGCGTGTTTGTCCTTCTTTGCTCTCTTCTCCAAGCTAGCCCACTTCAATGGCGCGGCCTCTCGCTTGCATCGAGCCTGGCAGCAATCATGATGTGCATCTATATGCTGTTCAGTTTGAGCAAGGACGTCGGCGGGCTCGATTTGAAATCCATCGCGAAGGGACTCGATGGCACCGCGATTGCCACACTTGGCCTGACGATTGCGGCGCTGATTCCAGCTTTCCTCGTCCCAACCGGCAATGTCTTGCTTTCTGTTCTTCGCCTCGCGCTCATCGCTGGGTTTGGATCTGTTGCGTTCACGGTCATCGCTCGAAAGCAAAAACTCGAAGAGATTACGGTCATCGACCGGGCAATGAACAAGGTTCAAAAACTGTTACCGAAATAA
- a CDS encoding MGMT family protein, with protein MSGIRENLFAVVSAIPSGKVMGYGDVGSSLDRPCSGLVVGKMIADCPAGVPWWRVVGANGDIKTDRRDPRIGMEQRALLANEGVQLENDRVPRRYFVEQE; from the coding sequence TTGAGCGGAATACGAGAAAACTTGTTTGCTGTTGTCAGTGCGATTCCATCCGGCAAAGTGATGGGATACGGTGATGTGGGTTCGAGCCTGGATCGACCCTGCAGTGGATTGGTCGTCGGAAAGATGATCGCGGATTGTCCGGCTGGGGTCCCGTGGTGGAGAGTGGTCGGCGCGAATGGCGACATCAAGACGGATCGTCGCGATCCACGGATTGGAATGGAGCAGCGAGCATTGTTGGCAAACGAAGGCGTTCAATTGGAGAACGACCGAGTGCCACGGCGCTACTTTGTTGAACAAGAATAA
- a CDS encoding 2-oxoisovalerate dehydrogenase → MSVAPITKPVTKLDYLRLMMLSREGDRREGILLRQSKGWFAVSGMGHEALSAIESSLVAEDWIFPYYRSRALMLARGLSNYDLALAYHAKKESSSGGRQMPGHYSSRAHNVFSVCTPTGGSLLPACGTAWGMKLQGKNHVCIASVGDAASRQGEFYEAIAFAIQENLPVVFLIEDNKYGISTPTGHFMPFNIGGILSTDRVVKVDARKIDNVQTAAVEAIQKARTGGGPTILWCDLDRLSSHTSSDDHRVYRDADDIAAMADRDPIKLLKDELIAAGELSEEAFNKMAEELEILVREDYDRAELAADPLAGEVMLHGWGETPSPQRPPIDLGPQTMVDSINKVFHKCLESDPNVIMFGEDIEDPKGGVFKITAGCSENYPKQVFNAPLAEATIMGVAVGMAAYGMRPVFELQFIDFISPGWNQVVSNISTLRWRSFGEWKCPMVVYAPYGAYLPGGSLWHSMSAEAYLAHTPGLKVAIPSTPEDAAGLFWTAMQGDDPHFILVPKHIFRKRVDVTNVQPVEFGKARTVREGSDVTIVTWGNTLELAEEVAETSGYSVEVIDLRSIVPCDYEAIAKSVEKTGRLIVLQEDTRTCGFAGNVVAEFVNNPDWFGLLLASPQVVSRDDVHIGYNPIYEYAALPDIARLREAVETVMA, encoded by the coding sequence ATGTCTGTAGCCCCCATCACTAAGCCTGTCACCAAGCTCGATTATCTCCGACTCATGATGCTCTCACGCGAGGGCGACCGCCGCGAAGGCATCCTTCTGCGCCAAAGCAAAGGCTGGTTCGCTGTCAGCGGAATGGGGCACGAGGCACTTTCAGCCATCGAGTCATCACTGGTCGCCGAAGACTGGATCTTCCCTTACTACCGCTCACGAGCGCTGATGCTCGCACGGGGTCTCTCCAACTATGACCTCGCGCTTGCCTACCACGCAAAGAAGGAAAGCAGTAGCGGCGGACGCCAAATGCCAGGCCACTATTCCAGCCGAGCACACAACGTTTTCAGTGTTTGCACACCCACCGGTGGCAGCCTACTTCCTGCCTGCGGAACCGCTTGGGGCATGAAATTGCAAGGCAAAAACCACGTTTGTATCGCGAGCGTCGGTGATGCCGCCAGCCGCCAAGGCGAGTTCTATGAAGCGATTGCCTTCGCGATTCAAGAAAACCTTCCTGTCGTGTTCTTGATCGAGGACAACAAGTACGGGATTTCCACGCCGACCGGTCACTTTATGCCGTTCAATATCGGCGGAATCCTCAGCACGGATCGCGTGGTCAAAGTGGACGCACGAAAGATTGACAACGTGCAAACGGCCGCGGTCGAGGCTATTCAAAAAGCGCGAACCGGTGGTGGACCAACGATTCTCTGGTGCGACCTCGACCGTTTGAGCAGCCACACCAGTTCCGATGACCATCGAGTTTATCGAGATGCCGATGACATCGCCGCAATGGCAGACCGCGACCCGATCAAGCTCCTTAAAGATGAATTGATCGCAGCGGGAGAACTCTCGGAAGAAGCCTTCAACAAGATGGCCGAGGAGTTGGAGATCTTGGTGCGCGAAGACTATGACCGCGCCGAACTCGCCGCTGATCCTCTCGCCGGCGAAGTTATGCTCCACGGCTGGGGCGAGACTCCTTCGCCACAACGCCCACCCATCGACCTAGGCCCGCAAACCATGGTGGATAGCATCAACAAGGTCTTCCACAAGTGCCTTGAAAGCGATCCAAACGTGATCATGTTTGGCGAAGACATTGAGGACCCCAAAGGTGGCGTTTTCAAAATCACTGCTGGCTGTAGCGAGAACTATCCAAAGCAAGTTTTCAACGCGCCGCTCGCAGAGGCGACCATTATGGGTGTTGCCGTCGGAATGGCCGCGTATGGCATGCGCCCTGTGTTCGAATTGCAGTTCATCGACTTCATTTCACCTGGCTGGAACCAAGTCGTCAGCAACATTTCGACTTTGCGCTGGAGATCGTTCGGCGAATGGAAGTGCCCAATGGTGGTTTACGCCCCATACGGTGCCTACTTGCCTGGCGGTTCGCTCTGGCACAGCATGTCCGCTGAAGCCTATCTCGCCCACACTCCAGGACTTAAGGTAGCGATTCCCTCGACTCCTGAAGACGCCGCTGGCCTGTTCTGGACCGCGATGCAAGGCGACGATCCACATTTCATCCTCGTGCCGAAGCACATCTTCCGAAAGCGAGTGGATGTGACCAATGTTCAACCGGTCGAATTCGGCAAGGCACGGACCGTTCGAGAAGGCTCCGATGTCACGATCGTTACTTGGGGCAACACCCTGGAACTCGCCGAAGAAGTTGCCGAGACAAGCGGCTATTCGGTCGAGGTGATTGACCTTCGTTCGATCGTCCCTTGCGATTACGAAGCGATCGCGAAGTCCGTCGAAAAGACCGGACGATTGATAGTTCTGCAGGAAGACACTCGAACCTGCGGTTTCGCGGGGAACGTTGTCGCAGAGTTCGTCAACAACCCAGATTGGTTTGGTCTACTACTAGCCTCGCCACAAGTTGTCAGCCGCGACGATGTTCACATCGGTTACAACCCGATATACGAATACGCCGCGCTTCCTGACATTGCGAGATTGAGAGAAGCTGTCGAAACCGTGATGGCTTAA
- a CDS encoding glycogen synthase, with product MKILFVSVEVAPFAKVGGLADVAGSLPKALKALGHDVRIVMPAYGMVVGSDDKPVESFTTHVNVHDSYSTIVYKDAIGDVPVVMINCDEFFKQTQKSEELYAYGKEAYLYFSAAVIQQCEAEGWIPDVVHANDWHTGFLPVFIREKASQKWDNTASIFTIHNLKYQGEFDKDTLRQAGLPESLFTMEKLETFGGVNFIKSACVYADKVNTVSPSYADEITTPEYGAGQWGLMGAMRKSGKLSGILNGIDTVFFNPTQDPVIAAPFNSNDLSGKAKCKEALQTEFGLPTETGAPLLGIVSRLSDQKGFDLIIKQAYGMLALGCQFFALGTGDPWAAEHLRQLQEDWPDQVRFVERYDAPLANKIYAGSDMFLMPSAFEPCGLGQMIACAYGTVPIVRQTGGLADSIFDGKNGFVFEEKSARVLLDTIQRALSVYKSGPEWEALVQRCMNTDFSWDKSAKLYVELYMQALQSRSLVKS from the coding sequence GTGAAGATTCTGTTTGTCTCCGTTGAAGTTGCGCCTTTCGCGAAAGTTGGCGGCCTCGCCGATGTCGCTGGCTCATTGCCAAAAGCTCTGAAGGCTTTGGGGCACGATGTCCGCATCGTGATGCCCGCATACGGAATGGTCGTCGGCTCAGATGACAAGCCAGTGGAGTCATTTACAACTCACGTGAATGTTCACGATTCGTATTCAACAATTGTCTATAAGGACGCGATTGGCGACGTGCCGGTCGTAATGATTAATTGCGATGAGTTCTTCAAACAAACACAAAAGTCGGAAGAACTTTATGCCTACGGAAAAGAAGCCTATCTTTACTTTTCTGCGGCAGTGATCCAACAATGCGAAGCAGAAGGTTGGATTCCCGATGTCGTGCATGCTAACGATTGGCACACCGGTTTTCTTCCAGTCTTCATTCGGGAAAAAGCATCCCAAAAATGGGATAACACTGCGTCAATCTTCACGATCCATAACTTGAAATATCAAGGCGAATTCGACAAAGACACATTGCGTCAGGCTGGATTGCCGGAATCGCTCTTTACGATGGAGAAACTGGAAACATTTGGAGGCGTAAACTTCATCAAATCGGCATGCGTTTACGCCGATAAGGTCAACACCGTTTCTCCAAGTTATGCCGACGAAATCACCACTCCAGAATACGGCGCCGGCCAATGGGGATTGATGGGTGCCATGCGCAAAAGCGGCAAGCTTTCAGGCATTTTGAACGGAATCGATACCGTGTTCTTCAATCCCACCCAAGATCCGGTCATCGCCGCTCCGTTCAATAGCAACGATCTTTCTGGCAAAGCAAAATGTAAAGAAGCGTTACAAACAGAGTTTGGACTTCCTACTGAAACGGGCGCACCGCTCTTAGGCATTGTCAGCCGTCTTAGCGATCAAAAAGGCTTTGACCTAATTATCAAGCAAGCTTATGGAATGTTGGCACTCGGCTGCCAGTTCTTTGCACTCGGAACAGGCGATCCTTGGGCCGCCGAACATCTGCGCCAGCTCCAAGAAGACTGGCCGGACCAAGTCAGGTTCGTTGAGCGATATGATGCTCCGCTAGCCAATAAGATTTATGCAGGTTCGGATATGTTCTTAATGCCGAGCGCGTTTGAGCCTTGTGGTCTGGGTCAAATGATCGCTTGCGCCTATGGTACTGTGCCGATCGTACGACAAACAGGTGGACTCGCCGATTCAATTTTCGATGGCAAAAACGGATTTGTTTTCGAAGAGAAATCCGCAAGAGTTCTACTAGACACCATCCAAAGAGCGCTGTCGGTCTACAAGAGCGGCCCGGAGTGGGAGGCCTTGGTCCAGCGTTGCATGAACACCGACTTCAGCTGGGATAAGAGCGCCAAGTTGTACGTGGAACTTTATATGCAAGCCCTTCAGAGCCGATCGCTGGTCAAAAGTTAA
- a CDS encoding acetyl-CoA C-acetyltransferase, translating to MKDVVILSGVRTPIGSFQGALANFSGPQLGSFAIKAALEKAGVSGDQVDEVLMGCVLTGGLGQAPARQAALGAGVPNGVPCTTINKVCGSGMKAAMMAAQAIKLGDANVVLAGGFESMSNAPYILEKARTGYRMGNGTLIDMMIHDGLWDPYHNVHMGNCGDKTSAEFNFSREQLDAFAAESYNRALAAQTAGKFNDEIVPVAVPQRKGDPVMVSSDEEPGRGNVAKLPELRPAFGKEGVTTAGNASSINDGGAAMVLASDEFASSNGLKPLGRIVAYAQHAQEPEWFTTAPAFAVQKLLSKAGLSVDQIDLFEVNEAFSVVAMIVAQKVGIPAEKLNVNGGAVAIGHPIGMTGARLILTALHELKRRGGKYAICSPCIGGGEATAILIEAF from the coding sequence ATGAAAGATGTTGTGATTCTCTCCGGTGTGCGCACCCCGATTGGCTCCTTCCAAGGCGCCCTCGCCAATTTCTCTGGTCCTCAATTAGGATCGTTCGCGATCAAAGCCGCGCTTGAAAAAGCTGGCGTGTCAGGCGACCAAGTTGACGAGGTGCTCATGGGATGCGTGTTGACAGGAGGACTCGGACAAGCTCCAGCCCGCCAAGCAGCACTCGGTGCTGGAGTTCCAAACGGTGTTCCTTGCACGACCATCAACAAGGTCTGCGGCTCGGGAATGAAGGCTGCCATGATGGCGGCCCAGGCGATCAAACTCGGCGACGCAAACGTCGTGCTGGCTGGTGGATTTGAAAGCATGTCCAACGCACCGTACATCCTAGAAAAGGCGCGAACCGGATACCGGATGGGCAACGGCACACTCATCGACATGATGATCCACGACGGACTTTGGGATCCTTATCACAACGTCCACATGGGGAACTGCGGTGACAAGACTTCGGCAGAATTCAACTTCAGCCGCGAGCAACTCGATGCCTTCGCCGCGGAGTCATACAACCGAGCACTTGCCGCACAAACCGCCGGCAAGTTCAATGACGAAATTGTTCCTGTCGCGGTGCCACAACGAAAGGGCGATCCAGTCATGGTCTCGTCAGACGAAGAACCCGGTCGCGGAAATGTCGCCAAGCTTCCTGAACTTCGGCCCGCCTTCGGCAAAGAAGGAGTGACTACCGCTGGCAATGCCAGTTCCATCAACGATGGTGGTGCGGCGATGGTGCTCGCCAGTGATGAGTTCGCTTCAAGCAACGGTCTCAAACCTCTCGGTCGAATCGTCGCCTACGCACAGCACGCTCAAGAACCAGAATGGTTCACCACTGCGCCTGCATTTGCTGTTCAAAAACTCCTGAGCAAGGCTGGACTGAGCGTGGATCAGATCGACCTCTTTGAAGTGAACGAAGCTTTCTCTGTGGTCGCGATGATCGTAGCCCAAAAGGTTGGAATTCCGGCCGAGAAACTCAATGTGAATGGTGGCGCCGTGGCCATCGGACACCCAATCGGAATGACCGGCGCACGGCTTATTCTAACCGCGCTTCACGAACTAAAGCGACGCGGTGGCAAGTACGCGATCTGCTCGCCTTGTATCGGCGGTGGCGAAGCCACAGCCATCTTGATCGAAGCGTTCTAA
- a CDS encoding amidohydrolase family protein: protein MASERVVRPQGFWTGNRFERGLEAAFVDGKLVELRPTVHKPDPVWISPPFANVHSHLEYRGLQSKIQSSNYWEWIRELTEKKASQDLDQVKADCILAAQENKATGVGLIGEHSDRPFSGAALAGVGIRGKIFQEVITFLESGSPAEKLALIKKKMEGQRAEVLAAGGGLRLMLAPHALYTVDEATLASFQPGAPSIHLAESPVENEYFESGTGPIAELYAKFQVQRNLSNRSAVREAVDIGVVGSGTQCVHCCAVSDDDIELLAQVGAVIAHCPRSNIALGCPPAPIEEMLAAGLKIGIGMDSPASSGEIDFFAEMRAVTGVSAEKIWEVGTTMGAATLGFSDWGVHDPETAADQPYIKIQSPALTVQELIEFGNPAQVEWL from the coding sequence ATGGCTTCGGAACGCGTTGTTCGACCCCAAGGTTTTTGGACCGGCAACCGTTTTGAACGAGGGCTAGAAGCCGCATTTGTTGACGGGAAACTCGTTGAGCTTCGCCCAACCGTTCACAAGCCTGACCCAGTCTGGATTTCTCCACCGTTTGCGAACGTGCATTCACACCTCGAATATCGTGGGCTTCAATCCAAGATTCAATCCAGCAACTATTGGGAATGGATTCGCGAGTTGACGGAAAAGAAGGCGAGCCAAGACCTCGATCAGGTTAAGGCAGATTGCATCCTTGCGGCACAAGAAAACAAGGCGACTGGAGTGGGGCTGATTGGCGAGCACTCGGATCGGCCATTCAGTGGGGCGGCGCTGGCTGGGGTCGGAATCCGCGGCAAGATCTTCCAGGAAGTGATCACCTTCCTGGAATCGGGTTCGCCTGCTGAGAAACTCGCTCTTATAAAGAAGAAGATGGAAGGTCAGCGAGCCGAGGTTCTCGCGGCAGGCGGCGGACTGCGATTGATGCTCGCGCCGCACGCGCTCTATACCGTTGACGAAGCAACCCTAGCCTCTTTTCAGCCTGGGGCGCCCAGCATTCATTTGGCAGAATCTCCAGTCGAGAACGAGTACTTTGAATCTGGCACCGGACCAATCGCCGAACTTTACGCCAAGTTTCAGGTTCAACGAAATCTCTCGAATCGCTCAGCCGTCCGTGAGGCCGTTGATATCGGCGTCGTGGGGAGCGGGACGCAGTGCGTGCATTGTTGTGCCGTGAGTGACGACGATATCGAACTTCTAGCCCAAGTTGGCGCTGTCATCGCGCATTGCCCGCGGTCGAACATCGCCTTGGGGTGTCCGCCGGCGCCGATCGAAGAGATGCTAGCTGCCGGATTAAAGATTGGAATTGGGATGGATAGTCCTGCCAGCAGCGGCGAAATCGATTTTTTTGCGGAGATGCGAGCCGTGACAGGAGTTTCTGCCGAAAAAATTTGGGAAGTGGGCACGACAATGGGAGCGGCGACACTTGGATTTTCGGATTGGGGCGTCCACGATCCAGAGACCGCCGCCGATCAACCCTATATCAAAATTCAATCTCCGGCGCTAACCGTCCAAGAACTGATAGAGTTTGGCAATCCGGCCCAGGTGGAATGGCTTTGA
- a CDS encoding threonine--tRNA ligase: MLEKYEDSYLYRLRHSAAHLMAQAVQELYPGAKLSIGPPVENGFYYDIDFEKPVKEEDLAAIEKKMKELAKMVQRIERSEVSRDEARKMILDSSIPGMGEAVAEYKLQLLDAIPEGETISFYNQQRTDREGVLHRFLDLCRGPHVETTKEIKHFKLMSIAGAYWRGNVKNKQLTRIYGTAFESQEELDAHLHMLEEAKKRDHRILGKELGLFMFSPVVGTGLALWLPKGATLRQTMVEFLQRVQVENGYEPVITPNIASIKLYEKSGHIINYRDKMFPFMEDKNEAGEVDDTFILKPMNCPFHIEIYRSTMRSYRDLPIRYAEFGTVYRYEQSGEVAGILRARGFTQDDAHLFVRPDQLQDEFIGVVNIIQTVLKKLGLTNFRVRVGTKDPNSDKYIGHDDNWTISTEAIINACQTLGLDYELSPGDAAFYGPKLDIIIKDALGRDWQMGTVQVDYNLPERFDLEYIGDDSKPHRPVMIHRAPFGSLERMIGLLTEQYAGAFPLWLSPIQVAILPIADRHVGYAQALAAAFQGFETYGFNWDGPVEWSPVNAELQHTYRVTVDDSRETIGKKIRENTRHKVPYMLIVGDRDMEAGTVGVRCREKGDLGAMSIADFCKLIEEAHG, from the coding sequence ATGTTAGAGAAATACGAAGATTCTTATCTATATCGGTTGCGGCATTCGGCCGCGCACTTGATGGCTCAAGCGGTTCAGGAACTCTATCCTGGCGCGAAGCTCTCCATCGGCCCTCCGGTCGAAAACGGCTTTTATTACGATATTGACTTCGAAAAGCCGGTCAAGGAAGAAGATCTCGCGGCGATCGAAAAGAAGATGAAGGAGCTGGCCAAAATGGTCCAGCGGATCGAGCGCAGCGAAGTCAGCCGAGACGAAGCCCGAAAAATGATTCTCGACTCGTCGATTCCTGGAATGGGTGAGGCGGTCGCTGAATATAAGCTCCAGCTGCTGGATGCAATTCCCGAAGGCGAGACGATCAGCTTCTACAACCAGCAGAGAACTGACCGAGAAGGTGTACTCCACCGGTTCCTTGACCTCTGCCGCGGCCCGCACGTCGAAACGACCAAGGAAATCAAGCACTTCAAGTTGATGTCGATCGCGGGTGCGTATTGGCGTGGGAACGTCAAGAACAAGCAGCTCACACGAATTTATGGCACTGCGTTCGAGAGCCAAGAGGAACTTGACGCGCATCTCCACATGCTCGAAGAGGCGAAGAAGCGCGACCACCGAATTCTAGGCAAAGAACTCGGGCTGTTTATGTTCAGCCCCGTTGTCGGAACCGGACTCGCCCTTTGGTTGCCTAAGGGTGCGACCTTGCGGCAGACAATGGTGGAATTTTTGCAGCGAGTGCAGGTTGAAAACGGCTACGAACCGGTGATCACGCCGAACATCGCCAGCATCAAGCTGTATGAAAAGAGCGGGCACATCATCAACTATCGCGACAAGATGTTCCCGTTTATGGAGGACAAGAATGAGGCGGGAGAAGTGGACGACACGTTCATTCTGAAGCCGATGAATTGCCCGTTCCACATCGAAATTTATCGTTCGACGATGCGAAGCTACCGCGATTTGCCAATCCGTTACGCTGAATTTGGCACGGTTTATCGGTACGAGCAGAGCGGTGAAGTGGCAGGGATTCTTCGTGCCCGTGGTTTCACCCAGGACGATGCTCACCTCTTCGTGCGGCCAGATCAACTGCAAGACGAGTTTATCGGCGTCGTGAACATTATCCAGACCGTGCTCAAGAAGTTGGGCTTAACCAATTTCCGGGTTCGGGTGGGTACGAAGGATCCGAATTCGGACAAGTACATCGGACACGACGATAACTGGACGATTTCGACCGAAGCGATTATCAACGCGTGTCAAACGCTGGGTCTGGACTACGAACTGTCGCCTGGCGACGCCGCATTTTATGGTCCAAAGCTCGACATCATCATCAAAGATGCTCTCGGACGCGACTGGCAAATGGGAACGGTTCAGGTTGACTACAACTTGCCGGAGCGGTTTGATCTGGAATACATCGGAGACGATAGTAAGCCGCATCGCCCGGTGATGATTCACCGCGCGCCGTTTGGATCGTTGGAGCGAATGATCGGGTTGTTGACGGAGCAGTATGCAGGTGCATTTCCGCTTTGGTTGTCGCCGATCCAGGTGGCGATTCTTCCAATCGCAGACCGCCACGTGGGCTATGCTCAGGCGCTTGCCGCGGCCTTCCAAGGCTTCGAAACTTATGGCTTCAACTGGGATGGTCCGGTGGAGTGGTCGCCTGTCAATGCTGAACTGCAGCACACCTACCGCGTTACGGTGGATGACAGCCGGGAGACGATTGGCAAGAAGATTCGCGAAAACACTCGTCACAAGGTTCCGTACATGTTGATCGTTGGCGACCGGGATATGGAAGCCGGAACGGTTGGCGTTCGATGCCGCGAAAAAGGTGACCTCGGCGCAATGTCGATCGCAGATTTCTGCAAGCTGATCGAAGAAGCACACGGCTAA
- the pyk gene encoding pyruvate kinase, with amino-acid sequence MKRRTKIVCTLGPATATREKIAELIAAGMNVARINCSHGDWDTRHQWIGWLRELSPSTNPVGILVDLQGPKFRIGALPNGIIEVTSGQTLNMSHVDPNADLYVGGKEIWEAMATGDRLLFGDGDVEVKLGVKRGDSFDVKVQTSGVIKSKQGVTLVGKSFETPAMTEKDMIDLQEAARAGADFVALSYVRRAGDIRELKRFLEKLDFSVQVCAKIETHQAVKEIDEILKVTDVIMVARGDLGLQMDIEDVPLVQKKIIRKCNEQGRPVITATQMLESMIQIARPTRAEATDVANAILDGTDAVMLSGETASGKFPIEAVKTMAKIAESAEAGFDHEKHFESIEALKDNTSAVAEAAVTLSATLKVKAIVTTSSSGLTPRMVSKFRPKAPILCTAWTDETYRQMSVVWGVQTMRLPSPETTDDVVQRAIDGFLKERLLKVGDHVIITAGVPAGKSGHTNLIMVETVK; translated from the coding sequence ATGAAGAGACGAACCAAGATTGTGTGTACGCTAGGGCCAGCCACGGCAACCAGGGAGAAAATTGCTGAGTTGATCGCGGCAGGAATGAATGTCGCGCGGATCAATTGCAGCCACGGCGATTGGGACACACGGCATCAGTGGATTGGCTGGCTACGAGAATTGAGCCCATCCACAAACCCGGTCGGAATCCTCGTCGATCTTCAAGGCCCAAAGTTTCGGATCGGTGCGTTGCCGAACGGCATCATCGAGGTGACCTCAGGCCAAACCCTAAACATGAGCCACGTCGATCCAAACGCAGACCTCTATGTCGGTGGGAAAGAGATTTGGGAGGCGATGGCAACCGGGGATCGGCTCTTGTTTGGCGACGGTGACGTTGAAGTCAAGCTCGGCGTGAAGCGAGGAGATTCGTTCGACGTTAAAGTGCAAACCTCTGGAGTGATCAAGAGCAAGCAAGGTGTCACTCTGGTTGGGAAGTCGTTCGAAACTCCTGCGATGACCGAAAAGGACATGATCGACTTGCAGGAAGCGGCACGGGCTGGAGCAGATTTTGTCGCCTTGAGCTATGTTCGACGCGCCGGCGATATTCGGGAATTAAAGAGATTTCTAGAAAAATTAGACTTTTCGGTGCAGGTTTGCGCGAAGATCGAGACTCACCAGGCGGTCAAGGAGATCGATGAGATCCTGAAAGTCACCGATGTGATCATGGTTGCTCGGGGAGATTTGGGCTTGCAGATGGACATCGAAGATGTGCCGCTAGTGCAAAAGAAAATCATCCGGAAGTGTAACGAGCAAGGTCGCCCGGTGATCACCGCGACCCAAATGCTGGAGAGCATGATCCAGATCGCCCGGCCAACCCGTGCAGAAGCTACCGACGTAGCGAACGCCATTCTCGACGGGACCGATGCGGTGATGCTGAGTGGCGAAACGGCAAGCGGCAAATTCCCAATCGAAGCGGTGAAAACGATGGCCAAAATCGCTGAAAGCGCGGAAGCCGGATTTGACCACGAGAAGCACTTCGAAAGCATCGAGGCGCTGAAAGACAACACTAGCGCAGTCGCCGAAGCGGCGGTCACTCTCTCAGCGACGCTAAAGGTTAAAGCGATTGTGACGACCTCGAGCAGTGGACTCACCCCGCGCATGGTCAGCAAATTCCGGCCTAAGGCGCCAATTTTATGTACAGCTTGGACCGATGAAACTTATAGACAAATGAGTGTGGTCTGGGGCGTTCAAACGATGCGATTGCCGAGCCCTGAGACCACGGACGATGTCGTTCAGCGCGCAATCGACGGATTTTTGAAGGAACGACTCCTAAAAGTTGGAGATCATGTTATCATTACAGCGGGTGTTCCAGCCGGAAAGTCTGGGCATACCAACCTGATCATGGTTGAGACGGTGAAGTAG